The Deltaproteobacteria bacterium genome segment CAAAAAAGCATAAATGTCCCAAAATAAAAACCCCACCTTGGTTGTCCAAGATGGGGTTTTCTTTCCAACTAAAACATAAAGCTAAAGCTTACTGACCACCAGTAGGTTGACCGGTGGGAGCAGGAGCTCCTGCATCCGGTGTTGGTGCCGCTGGAGCTGGTGTTGGCATTGGTGCCGCCATAGGCGCCGCCGGTGTTGCTGTTGGAGCTTCTTCTTTTTTCGCTCCGGTACAACCCAAACACAAGGTACTTGCGGCAAACATTGCGACAAGTCCTTTGATGATAATTTGTTTCTTCATGAGTATCCTCCTGTTTGTTGAAAAAGTTGCAGTCGATATACAACATATTTTCAGATTGTCAACGATACCGCTAAAAAATGTCAGTTTTACTTAGGCATCACAAGACGAAGGTATCAACTTGAAGGGGTTGTTACATTGTGTTACCAGAGACGAAATGCCTTCCTTAAAAGAAACGGTTCAAGCAATCGGTCGCTTCCTTAAAGTCATGATTACTCTGTTCGCCACCTTTGTGGGGACAGCTTTTGTGGCCGTCATGCTGGTTTATTTTTATTTTGCGCGCGATTTGCCCAATATCACGACGATTTCGGATTATCATCCCTACCTTATCTCTCAGGTGTTTGGATCGGATGGCACTCGTATCGGAGAATTTTGGAATGAAGAGAGGCGCTATTTGGTTCCCATCGAGGAAATCCCCCCTCTTTTAATCAGCTCTTTTATCGCCGCGGAAGATGCGCGTTTTTTTGAACATCACGGAGTTGACTTTAGAGGAACTTTAAGAGCCTTTTTGGCTAATTTTAAAGCGGGAGGAATTAAACAGGGAGGATCCACCATCACCCAACAAGTCACCCGCTCTCTCCTGCTGTCACGGCAGAAATCCTATACACGCAAAATCAAAGAGGCCATTCTGGCTACCCGATTGGAACGCTATCTCAGCAAGGATCAGATACTTTATCTTTATCTGAATCAAATTTATTTTGGTAACCGAGCCTATGGTGTCAAAGCCGCGGCTGAGGATTATTTTCACAAAGACCTTAAAGATTTGAATGTCGCCGAAATGGCCATTTTAGCATGTCTGCCCCGCGCCCCGGAACTCTATTCCCCTCTCCGTCATCCTGATAAAACCAGAGAAGGGCAGGAATACGTTTTGTCCCGCATGGTGGAACAAGGCGTTATCAGTTATAAAGAGCGTCTGGAAGCTTTGGCAACCAACATCAAAGTTTATGTGCTGGGGGTTGATAAAGAGAGCAACCTCGCTCTTGCCCCCTATTTTGTCGAATACATTCGGGAGATGTTGCTGAAAAAATATGGTGAGGACAAACTTTATTACGGAGGTTTGAAAATTTATACGCAACTTGATCCAGTCATGCAAAAAGCGGGCAATGAAGCGTTACAAAGAGGTTTGGAAGTGGTTGACCGGAGACGTAGTGGCTGGAGAGGAACACTGGACAATGTTGCGCCGACAAGCATCCCTTCGGAAAAAGAAAAAATTCATCAGCAAATTTTACAGGAAGAACGTAAACAATTTGTGATGTTCCCTCCTGTTCCCGAATCGAGTGAAACCCCGACACCCATTGAAATTCACAAAACCTATTCCGCCGTTGTCACAGGTTTTCAGGGGACCGAAACACAGATCGCGGTGGGAAGAACTTCTGGCGTAATTCCAAAAAGAGATATGACCTATGACCCAAAAACTCTGGCCTATAATGAAAGTTTTTATATCAACGACCCGTCAAGCGTTCTAAAAATAGGCGATATCGTCCGCGTGCGCGCAGAGGGAGATGGACATTTCTCTTTCTATCAAGACCCGCTGGTGCAGGGAGCCTTGTACGCGCAGGAAACCACAACGGGTTATGTGAAAACAATGGTCGGTGGCTATGATTTTGTGAAGAGCGAGTTCAACAGAACAATGGATTCCGTTCGTCAGCCCGGTTCCTCTTTCAAACCCTTCATTTATGCGGCGGCCCTCGACAAAGGTTACATGTTCAAGACTCCTCTTATTGACAGTCCGTTTACCATTCGTGTCGGCGATGAGATGTGGAGTCCCAAAAATTATGACAGTAAATATCGGGGAATGACAACGGTTCACAACGCCATTGTTCACTCGCTGAACGTTCCCACGGCACGGGTTGCGTTG includes the following:
- a CDS encoding PBP1A family penicillin-binding protein produces the protein MPSLKETVQAIGRFLKVMITLFATFVGTAFVAVMLVYFYFARDLPNITTISDYHPYLISQVFGSDGTRIGEFWNEERRYLVPIEEIPPLLISSFIAAEDARFFEHHGVDFRGTLRAFLANFKAGGIKQGGSTITQQVTRSLLLSRQKSYTRKIKEAILATRLERYLSKDQILYLYLNQIYFGNRAYGVKAAAEDYFHKDLKDLNVAEMAILACLPRAPELYSPLRHPDKTREGQEYVLSRMVEQGVISYKERLEALATNIKVYVLGVDKESNLALAPYFVEYIREMLLKKYGEDKLYYGGLKIYTQLDPVMQKAGNEALQRGLEVVDRRRSGWRGTLDNVAPTSIPSEKEKIHQQILQEERKQFVMFPPVPESSETPTPIEIHKTYSAVVTGFQGTETQIAVGRTSGVIPKRDMTYDPKTLAYNESFYINDPSSVLKIGDIVRVRAEGDGHFSFYQDPLVQGALYAQETTTGYVKTMVGGYDFVKSEFNRTMDSVRQPGSSFKPFIYAAALDKGYMFKTPLIDSPFTIRVGDEMWSPKNYDSKYRGMTTVHNAIVHSLNVPTARVALNIHLPYLTAYIRKMGITTPIMKYPSMALGANGMHLYEMVAAYSTFPNLGVYHAPTFIQKIVDQDGNVLEEYKMDHGLGTMDHGLETGDQEQKKEDAEEGFNKSLYEANQKFIESDGLKLSKQDLKVLYGDNIPEGHIMTPETSYLMVKLMTDVVQMGTGQRVKKLGKPVAGKTGTSNDETDTWFIGYVPDLAAGVWVGYDAIRSLGKGEQGGRTAAPIFLDFMQTATKDWEPKEFAMPETLKGKDLFATAGGSAKFSDSKPVAAAVPAEGGTSQDRSADFQEADMEGLSGHQPSIAPVGPPEENPSEEKPEEY